A window of Microbacterium sp. Root61 genomic DNA:
GAGCCGGGTGCTCTGGAAGAATCCGGACCACCCCGATGAGCCCTTCGCGCCTGGGAATACGAGCACCTTCCCGGTGAAGCACATGCCGAAGAGCTCGTGTCGCGGCTCGATCACCGTGCCGGTGGCGACGTCGATGCCGCCGAAGCCCGAGATCGCGTCCCGGGTCACGAGAGCCTCCGCCTCCACGACGCCGGGGACGATGCCGCGCCCCTGCAGCTCCATCATGCGCGCAACCCGCCACGCCAGCGACCCGTCACGGCCGCATCGATGCACTCGTCGAGCGTGCCGAACCATGCCTCGATGCCCAGGATCGCCGGAAGATAGTGCGCCTGTTTGGCGGAGTCCGTCGCGAACACCCGTGTTCCGGGCGGGGCGGCCTTCGACATGGCCGGGCAGGAGTCGGTGAGGACGTGCCCGCCGGCCCTCGTGATGGTCCGCGTGTAGCCGTTGCGGTCGGCCATGGTGCGCAGCGCGTGGGGAGTCATTACCCACAGCTCGGTGTCGGCATGAAGTCGTCGACCCTCCAGGAGCTGCGCGATGCGCGCGACCTGATCGAGCGAGGCGTGCGGGCACCCGAGGAGGACGAAGTCGACTTCGGTACTCGTGCCCTGCCCGTTGAGCGTGTCGTACACCCAGCGACGTTCGCGCGCCCCGTAGGTGATCGGCTCGGGCACGATCGAACTGCCGAAGGCGGCCTCCAGGGTCGGCGCCTCCGGGGTGATCCCGGGGATGTGGAAGAGCTCGACGCCGCCCGAGGTGGCCGTCGCTGCGCCGAAGTGCTTGAGATCGGCCAGATCGGGCTGCATCAGCGATCCGACGACGGCGGGTCGGGCTTCCTCCACCGTCTCGCCCACGAAGTACCCGAACATCCCCCACTCCTGGAAGTTGTCGACGTCGACGTCGGCGCGCACCAGGTGCGTGGCGAAGCGGTTCTCCGGCAGATGATTGCCCCAGTACGGGATCTTCCCGGTCAATCCGGCCGCGCCGGTCGACGCCGACCCTTCGCAGTTGGTGCGCGCGCCGAGCACCGAGTTGGCGTAGACGACAGCCGAAGACTCCATCCACGCGCAGTGCTCTCCCCTGACCGGCAGGTTGCCGACCTGATAGGGCGTGCAGGTCGCGAGGATGTTGACTCCGCGCTCGCTGAAGTACGACTCCGCACTTCCCTGCAGCTCGATCGACGCCGAGGGATACGCGGACAGGCCCGCCGCATCCTCTCCGAATCCGTGCTGAAGCTGGCACGTCGGCACCTTCATTCGCGGGATCTCGATCTCTCGATCGCAGTCCAGGTTGATCACGGCGTACGCCCGCGCCCAGCCGCCCTCCTCCACGAGCTTGGCCTTCGCCGGGGATGGCTGAGTCATCGTGCCTGCGACGTTACGGGTGTCGACGA
This region includes:
- a CDS encoding aconitase X: MKLTDEERSMRDGDEGDAVAAAMDLLIRYGEALGAERLVDTRNVAGTMTQPSPAKAKLVEEGGWARAYAVINLDCDREIEIPRMKVPTCQLQHGFGEDAAGLSAYPSASIELQGSAESYFSERGVNILATCTPYQVGNLPVRGEHCAWMESSAVVYANSVLGARTNCEGSASTGAAGLTGKIPYWGNHLPENRFATHLVRADVDVDNFQEWGMFGYFVGETVEEARPAVVGSLMQPDLADLKHFGAATATSGGVELFHIPGITPEAPTLEAAFGSSIVPEPITYGARERRWVYDTLNGQGTSTEVDFVLLGCPHASLDQVARIAQLLEGRRLHADTELWVMTPHALRTMADRNGYTRTITRAGGHVLTDSCPAMSKAAPPGTRVFATDSAKQAHYLPAILGIEAWFGTLDECIDAAVTGRWRGGLRA